In the Sarcophilus harrisii chromosome 1, mSarHar1.11, whole genome shotgun sequence genome, one interval contains:
- the NDUFB6 gene encoding NADH dehydrogenase [ubiquinone] 1 beta subcomplex subunit 6, protein MSGFTPDEKLRLEQLRVLRRQWLKDQELSPREPVLPPQKSWFGFWDSFQHSQSAWKRFTVKACRNGMFFFTTFLIPAWVIHYYVKYHVQTRPYGIVDKKPRIFPGDKILETGEVIPPLKADDVHDYH, encoded by the exons ATGTCGGGGTTCACACCGGACGAGAAGCTGCGGCTGGAGCAGCTGCGCGTGCTGAGGAGGCAGTGGCTGAAGGACCAAGAGCTGAGCCCCCGGGAGCCCGTACTGCCCCCGCAGAAGTCCTGGTTCGGCTTCTGGGATAGCTTCCAGCACAGCCAGTCGGCCTGGAAGAGATTT ACTGTAAAAGCATGTCGAAATGGAATGTTCTTTTTTACGACTTTCCTTATACCAGCCTGGGTTATTCACTATTATGTCAAATACCATGTACAA ACAAGGCCATATGGCATCGTTGATAAGAAACCTAGAATATTTCCA ggTGATAAAATTCTAGAAACTGGAGAAGTGATTCCACCATTGAAAGCTGATGATGTACATGATtatcattaa
- the SMIM27 gene encoding small integral membrane protein 27, with product MGPVSRRTLNYIYSMVLLAIVFLSWGFVIYACMVTSQWLLVKNHPDVTFHFWI from the exons ATGGGGCCCGTTAGCCGCCGCACTTTGAACTACATTTATTCGATG GTGCTGCTGGCCATCGTTTTCCTCTCCTGGGGATTCGTGATCTATGCGTGCATGGTGACGTCACAGTGGCTGCTGGTAAAAAACCATCCAGATGTAACATTCCATTTCTGGATCTGA